One Maribacter cobaltidurans genomic window carries:
- a CDS encoding amidohydrolase family protein has product MTNTLKTTFFLAIIFGVFALEGNAQETKKRLPIIDVHVHAMKVNPNFSSEMCPWFLKDMPGSGPNQNPPSFINTGCVAPLKPAKTDKEMQEAILRANKELNITMVVSGDADIIHKWHSAAPNRIIPSFGISNSNQMTVEAFRDSLSNGFYKVMGEVAPQYQGMSPSDMSLDEYFGVAEELGFPVGIHMGTGGNGMANITSPKYRASLGQPFLLEDMLARHPKLKIWVMHAGYPMIDQMIALMGANAYVYVDLAGFIWSYPQEEIHAYLKRLVQAGFAKRILYGTDLMMWPGLLETSIGVIENADYLSEDQKRDIFFNNAVRFFNLDASKFE; this is encoded by the coding sequence TTGACCAACACACTGAAAACAACCTTTTTCTTAGCCATTATCTTTGGAGTATTTGCGTTGGAAGGTAACGCCCAAGAAACCAAAAAAAGGTTGCCCATTATAGATGTACACGTACATGCCATGAAGGTTAACCCAAACTTTTCTTCTGAAATGTGTCCGTGGTTCCTCAAGGATATGCCAGGAAGTGGACCCAATCAGAATCCGCCATCATTTATCAATACCGGATGTGTCGCCCCTTTGAAACCGGCAAAGACCGATAAGGAAATGCAAGAGGCCATTCTTAGGGCCAATAAGGAATTGAACATCACTATGGTAGTAAGTGGAGATGCGGATATCATTCATAAATGGCATAGCGCTGCACCAAATCGAATTATTCCATCCTTCGGGATAAGCAACTCCAATCAAATGACCGTGGAGGCCTTTAGGGATTCCCTGTCCAATGGCTTTTACAAAGTCATGGGCGAGGTAGCTCCACAATATCAGGGAATGTCCCCAAGTGACATGTCCTTGGACGAATATTTTGGGGTTGCCGAAGAACTTGGTTTTCCCGTAGGAATTCATATGGGTACGGGCGGTAACGGAATGGCCAATATTACTTCGCCCAAGTATAGAGCCTCTCTTGGACAACCTTTTTTATTGGAAGATATGTTGGCCCGCCACCCAAAACTAAAAATCTGGGTCATGCATGCCGGTTATCCCATGATAGACCAGATGATTGCACTTATGGGAGCCAATGCCTATGTGTATGTTGACTTGGCCGGGTTTATTTGGAGTTATCCCCAAGAAGAAATCCACGCCTATCTGAAGCGATTGGTCCAAGCGGGCTTTGCCAAAAGAATTTTATATGGAACCGATTTAATGATGTGGCCCGGTCTATTGGAAACTTCAATTGGTGTTATTGAAAATGCAGATTACCTTTCTGAAGACCAGAAACGAGATATATTCTTTAATAATGCGGTCAGGTTTTTCAATTTGGACGCCTCCAAATTTGAGTAA
- the rpsU gene encoding 30S ribosomal protein S21: MLKIEVKEGESIERALKRYKRKYRRTKVLDQIKDRQHYTKQSTERREALQKAEYKQQYLLENEDQ, from the coding sequence ATGCTAAAAATAGAAGTAAAAGAAGGAGAATCCATAGAACGTGCCCTCAAACGGTACAAAAGAAAATATAGAAGAACCAAAGTATTGGACCAGATTAAGGATAGACAACATTACACCAAACAGTCTACAGAAAGAAGGGAAGCCTTGCAAAAGGCCGAATACAAGCAACAATATCTATTGGAGAACGAAGACCAATAA
- the proC gene encoding pyrroline-5-carboxylate reductase — protein sequence MKILVIGAGNMGLTYAEGMSKSKLLKRRNIMVLDTSEEKLEALRKEAKFDTYKELADCVPQADIIFIAVKPYHADALMMKMEPLVNKGQIVISIMAGVTIKTIKDLTGLNKVVRAMPNLPAQIGKGLTSFVASEEVSRIELLTIESLLDTTGKSILVSDENFIDASTGISGSGPAYVFYFMQSMMEAALKMGFSKNVSKVLVSQTFTGAIELFNQNDLSPNSWMDKVASKGGTTRAALDSMDNNKVGELIKEAAFAAFERAIELGKEKSYV from the coding sequence ATGAAGATTTTAGTTATCGGAGCGGGAAATATGGGACTCACCTACGCTGAAGGAATGTCCAAATCCAAACTATTGAAAAGAAGAAACATCATGGTGTTGGATACCTCCGAGGAAAAATTAGAAGCGCTTAGGAAAGAGGCCAAATTTGATACTTATAAGGAATTGGCAGATTGTGTTCCACAGGCAGATATCATTTTTATTGCCGTTAAACCATACCATGCTGATGCTTTAATGATGAAAATGGAGCCATTGGTCAACAAGGGTCAAATTGTAATTTCGATCATGGCCGGGGTAACCATTAAAACGATTAAAGATCTTACAGGCCTTAATAAAGTGGTACGGGCTATGCCCAATCTACCCGCTCAAATAGGAAAAGGGTTGACCTCTTTTGTGGCCTCTGAGGAAGTATCCAGAATAGAACTTTTAACCATTGAAAGTTTATTGGATACCACAGGCAAGTCCATTTTGGTAAGCGACGAAAATTTTATCGATGCTTCTACAGGTATTTCTGGAAGCGGTCCGGCCTACGTGTTTTATTTTATGCAAAGTATGATGGAGGCGGCGCTAAAAATGGGCTTTTCCAAAAATGTCTCCAAAGTCCTGGTAAGCCAGACCTTTACAGGTGCCATTGAACTCTTCAATCAGAACGACCTTTCACCCAATTCCTGGATGGACAAGGTGGCCAGCAAAGGAGGTACTACCCGTGCCGCTTTGGATAGTATGGATAATAACAAGGTAGGTGAATTAATTAAGGAAGCTGCCTTTGCAGCATTTGAACGTGCCATTGAACTTGGAAAAGAGAAATCGTATGTATAA
- a CDS encoding helix-turn-helix domain-containing protein gives MATTLIDNKRTDVVGRLLAEGALMNMLAFQIEAHDREKNTDDLSPKLSKAELSRITDLGDLIRKNISRRPSIEELANMIGVSQSKLQTGVKYLHGRTVNQFVTNIRLEVARELIQNTDMNQSEICYHIGFSSRSHFTKIFEERFGKVPSEYKKAFIRNKQGS, from the coding sequence GTGGCAACGACCTTAATAGATAATAAAAGAACCGATGTTGTTGGGAGATTATTGGCCGAAGGGGCATTAATGAATATGTTGGCATTTCAGATTGAGGCCCATGATCGGGAGAAAAACACAGATGATTTATCGCCAAAATTGAGCAAGGCAGAGTTATCCAGAATAACGGATTTGGGAGATTTGATCAGGAAAAATATAAGCAGAAGGCCCTCCATTGAGGAATTGGCAAATATGATCGGAGTTTCACAAAGTAAGTTGCAGACTGGGGTTAAGTATCTTCATGGCCGTACCGTGAACCAATTCGTAACGAACATTCGTTTGGAAGTTGCCCGAGAACTTATTCAAAATACGGATATGAACCAATCTGAAATTTGTTATCACATTGGATTTTCCAGCAGAAGTCATTTCACCAAAATTTTCGAGGAGCGTTTTGGCAAAGTACCTTCTGAGTATAAAAAGGCTTTTATTCGCAACAAACAAGGTTCATAA
- a CDS encoding sigma-70 family RNA polymerase sigma factor produces MRQLKITKQITNRDTKSLEKYFQEISKIELITADEEVELAQRIREGDQKALEKLVNANLRFVVSAAKQYQNRGLSLTDLINEGNLGLVKAAKRFDETRGFKFISYAVWWIRQAILQALSKNGKSIRLPQNKIATNTKIYKVYSALEQKLERPPNPSEIASELDMSVKKVESSIKSSGRSLSLDAPFKEEESSNLYNVLSSKDADKPDEKMMEESLQTDLDEALNTIPERQRDVIRLFYGIGKEPPMSLSEIGDLFDITRERVRQVREKGLRALRKKSRNKVLRSYL; encoded by the coding sequence ATGCGTCAACTAAAAATTACAAAGCAAATCACGAACCGAGACACGAAGTCACTTGAAAAATACTTTCAAGAGATCAGTAAAATCGAACTGATTACAGCAGATGAGGAGGTGGAATTGGCCCAAAGAATAAGAGAGGGCGACCAAAAGGCTTTGGAAAAATTGGTAAATGCCAATCTAAGATTTGTGGTCTCAGCGGCCAAACAATATCAAAATAGAGGGTTAAGTTTAACAGACCTTATTAATGAAGGAAATTTGGGACTGGTCAAAGCCGCAAAGCGCTTTGACGAAACCCGAGGCTTTAAATTTATTTCCTATGCTGTGTGGTGGATACGCCAAGCTATTTTACAGGCGTTGTCCAAGAATGGAAAATCCATTCGACTACCCCAGAATAAAATTGCAACGAATACCAAAATATATAAGGTATACTCCGCATTGGAACAGAAACTGGAACGCCCACCAAATCCATCGGAAATTGCATCGGAATTGGATATGAGTGTAAAAAAGGTGGAAAGTTCCATTAAGAGTTCCGGAAGGTCACTATCGTTGGATGCTCCCTTTAAGGAGGAAGAATCATCCAATCTATACAACGTACTTTCCTCCAAGGATGCGGATAAACCGGATGAAAAAATGATGGAAGAATCACTTCAAACCGACCTGGACGAAGCCTTGAACACAATACCTGAAAGACAGCGTGATGTAATCCGCCTATTTTATGGTATTGGAAAAGAGCCCCCTATGAGCCTTTCAGAAATTGGTGATTTATTTGATATTACTCGGGAACGTGTGAGACAAGTACGCGAAAAAGGACTGCGTGCACTAAGAAAAAAGTCCAGAAATAAAGTATTAAGAAGTTATTTATAA